The window CCGTCCATCCCGGGCATTTGTACGTCCATCAGCACCACATCAAAATCGTTTTTTTCCATTTCAGTCAAAACTTCAAAACCATTCTGAACCATTTGGGGCGCGTAGCCCAGCTTACTTAAAATGCGTTGTATCAATTTCTGATTTACAGGATTATCTTCGGCAACAAGTATGCTAAGCGGGTTTTGCACCGCAAAATCAACCGAGAGTATTTGTTTGCTTTTACCTTCAGGCAGCGAATTGTTATTATTTAAATTTAAAGCTATTTGCAGGCTGTTAAATAAGTACTGTTGTTTAACAGGCTTTATTAAAATAGCTGCAAATAATCCCGGAAACTTTTTCCTGCTCTCATCGCCTATTGAACTAAGCATAATAACCGGTATTAATTCATTAATGCTCTTTATCGCTTTGGTTAGGCCAACGCCGTCCATCCCGGGCATTTCCATATCGGTAATAACCAATTGTATACTGCTATCAGTTACCAATTGATTAAGGGCTTCTTTACCCGAAGTAGCTGCAGTAACCTCCATTCCCCAGTTCTCAAGCTGGTTTTTTAAAATCTTGAGGTTGGTTGTGTTATCATCCACAATCAATACCTGCACGCCTTTAAAACCCGCGGTTGTATACATCTCATCGCGCGGCGCTTTAGCATCACTTACCCCGGCGGTAATGGTAAAATTAAAAACCGAGCCTTCTGAAGGCAGGCTTTGAACCCAAATCTCGCCCCCCATAAACTCAACAAGCTTTTTGCTGATTACCAAGCCAAGCCCTGTGCCCCCATATTTTCGGGTGGTGGAAGAATCTACCTGGCTAAAAGGCTTAAATAAATTTGATAACTTATTTTCAGGAACACCAATACCGGTATCCTTCACACTAAAGCCTATCAGTATATTACCGTCATGAGGTTTGGATGCCGCAAAAACCCTTATAAATATTTCGCCTTTCTCGGTAAATTTTATGGCGTTACTTACCAGGTTTATCAACACCTGTTTAAGCCTAAGTTCGTCGCCTACAATGCATGCCGGTACATCAGTATCTATTTCGTAAATTAAATCAATATGTTTTTCGGCAATTTTGGTCGAGAACACATCCATCACATTTTCTATGCTTTTGCGAAGCACAAAATCCTCATGTTCAATTTCAATTTTCCCCGATTCTATTTTAGAAAAATCAAGAATATCGTTAATCACATTCAGCAAGCTTTCACCGCAATTGATAATCGTATCGGTATACTCACGCTGCTCGCTATCAAGATTGGTTTCGGCCAATAATGATCCCATTCCTATTACACCATTCATTGGGGTGCGTATTTCATGGCTCATGGTGGCCAAAAAAGTACTTTTTGCCAGGTTGGCTTTTTCGGCTTCTTCGCGGGCCAAATGCTCCTGGTGTTTTTGTTCGGTAAGCAGCTGGTTAAGCACTTTAAGGTCGTCAGCCTGCTCAAGCAACTTGTCCGATTTTATAGTTAATTCGGTATTTAACGAGTGTAATTCTTCTGATTGCGCCTGTAGCTCTTCGGCCTGCGCCTGCAACGCTTCTGATTGCGTTTGCAATTCTTCGGCTTTATTCGCAATATCGGCAGTGCGTTCTTTAACCTGCTTTTCAAGCGCTATTTTTTGCTTGTTGATACCATCGATACGGTGGCGGTAATAGGAATAAATGCCAACAATAAAAGTTAGCGCCGCCAAAATACGGAACCAAAGCGTTTGCCAGTAAGGAGGCGTAATAATAACCCGAACCGAAGCAGTTTTGGGGTTCCAAAAGCCATCGTTATTTGATGCTTTTACCCTGAATGTATAAGTACCCGGATCAAGATTGGTATAAGTAGCTCTTTTTGTAGCATCGGCAGTTGTCCAGCTTGTATCAAATCCTTCCAACTTGTACGCATAACTGTTATTTTCGGGTATTACATAATTCAACCCGTTAAATTCAAAAGTAAGCGATGTTTGCCTGTAGTTTAAATGCAGTTGCCTGGTTAAAGAAATATCGGTTTTTAATATAGAATCCTTTTCGCCCGGAACGATGGTTTTATTAAAAATCTGCAGCCCGGTAATAAAAACAGGCGGCAGAAAGGTGTTAATTTTGATATTTTTAGGATAAAAAGTAGTGAGCCCTTTGGTACCGCCAAAAAACATTTCGCCATCTTTTGCCCTTAAAAACGAATTGGATTCAAATTCAATTCCTTGCAGGCCATCATGAATATTAAATTTTTTATAGGTGTGCTTATCCGGATTAAACATAGACAAGCCATCATTAGCCGATACCCATAGGTTGCCAAATTCATCTTCGGTTATACCTTTGATCATATCATCAAACTGGCCTGGTTGTTTATTGTAAAGAGCAAACGCGTTTTTTTTCGCATCAAAAAGATACAAGCCCGTTTGGCCAATCCAAAGGCGCCCCTTATGATCGGTAAAAATCACCCGGATATCGGGCTTCTTGGCCAATTCATTAAAATAATGAGAGAACCTCCTGCTTTTTAAATTATAACAGTTTAAGCCGCCGTCGTCGCCGCCAAACCAAACATTGCCGGCTTTATCCTGGTTAATCACAAATACGTTATTCCCCAAAAATTCGGTAACACCATCAGGATCTTTGGTAACACGCCTGAATTGATGGGTTTTAGCATCCAGCAGGTTAAGCCCCCCGCCAAAAGTGCCTACCCACAGGTTGCCCTCGCTATCCTGGAATGTTTTAAATACCATATCCGAGCTAATGGTTGTTTTGTCATTCGGATTATTTTTAAAACGGGTAAACCTGGTGCTCCCCGGGCGGAGCAGGTTTAACCCGCCGGCCCAGGTACTTATCCACAGGTTTTTATCCAGGTCTTCGGTAATATCAAGCACTGCGTCCGAGCCAATGCTTGCCGCGTCGGCCTCGTTGTATCTGAAATGTTTAAATGTTGCTTTTTCCCGGTTAAACAGGTTCAGCCCGCCTCCATCTGTACCAATCCAGATATAGCCCCTGCTATCCTCGCAAAACGACTTAACATCGCTGAAACTTAAACTATTGGGATCTTTTTCCTGCCGGTAAACATTAAACCTGTTGGCAGCAGGGGTGTACAGGCTGATACCTCCGCGACCTGTACCTACCCATAAGTTACCCTGGTTATCTTCAAACAAACCCGAAGCTGAGGTTTGTGCAAGGCTTGTCGGATCGTAAAACTTATGAGTATAATGATAAAAGCTGTCATCAGCCGGGTTATAAAGATTAAGCCCTTCGTTTATGGTACCTACCCAAACATGGCCTTCGTGATCAATGAGCAAACCGGCAAGCGCTATCTCATTACCAGATAGGCTACCTGCCGATCCGGTGATATGTTGATACTGCTTAAAAGAACTATTTTGCGGATCGAAAACCAGCACCCCGGCAGTTTTAGTGGCCAGCCAAAGTTTGCCATCCCGGGCCAGCTGCATTGATTGTATATTGTTAGCCGCGGATCCGAGCTTGTTTTTTACCAGGTTGAATTTTTTGGCAGAGCGGTTGTACACATTTAAACCAGAATCAGTTGCTATCCAAAGCCTGTTCTGCCTGTCTTCTAAAATATAATGAACAGAACCCGCACTAATGCTGTTGCCATCCTTCTTGCTGTGGGCAAAATGTAAAAACTGCTTTGTTTGACGGTTAAAAATATCAAGGCCACCATCTTCAGAAACTACCCATAAAACATGCTGTGTATCCTCAAAAATGCAGGCAATCATGTTACCGCTAATGCTATTCTTATCTTTAGCGTCATGAGTGTAACGTGCAAATGAATTGCTATATGGGTTAAAGCTATTAAGCCCATTTACAGTACCTATCCATAAAATTTTGTTGCTGTCTTCGTAAATATACTTGATCAGGTTGTCACTCA is drawn from Mucilaginibacter ginsenosidivorax and contains these coding sequences:
- a CDS encoding hybrid sensor histidine kinase/response regulator is translated as MIKPHRWFTYLVRGLVLFTILLSPKDGKTQAPEIKFKQISIEQGLSNSYVFATRQDSRGFMWFGTQDGLNRYDGQQMVVYRNIPGDKHSLSDNLIKYIYEDSNKILWIGTVNGLNSFNPYSNSFARYTHDAKDKNSISGNMIACIFEDTQHVLWVVSEDGGLDIFNRQTKQFLHFAHSKKDGNSISAGSVHYILEDRQNRLWIATDSGLNVYNRSAKKFNLVKNKLGSAANNIQSMQLARDGKLWLATKTAGVLVFDPQNSSFKQYQHITGSAGSLSGNEIALAGLLIDHEGHVWVGTINEGLNLYNPADDSFYHYTHKFYDPTSLAQTSASGLFEDNQGNLWVGTGRGGISLYTPAANRFNVYRQEKDPNSLSFSDVKSFCEDSRGYIWIGTDGGGLNLFNREKATFKHFRYNEADAASIGSDAVLDITEDLDKNLWISTWAGGLNLLRPGSTRFTRFKNNPNDKTTISSDMVFKTFQDSEGNLWVGTFGGGLNLLDAKTHQFRRVTKDPDGVTEFLGNNVFVINQDKAGNVWFGGDDGGLNCYNLKSRRFSHYFNELAKKPDIRVIFTDHKGRLWIGQTGLYLFDAKKNAFALYNKQPGQFDDMIKGITEDEFGNLWVSANDGLSMFNPDKHTYKKFNIHDGLQGIEFESNSFLRAKDGEMFFGGTKGLTTFYPKNIKINTFLPPVFITGLQIFNKTIVPGEKDSILKTDISLTRQLHLNYRQTSLTFEFNGLNYVIPENNSYAYKLEGFDTSWTTADATKRATYTNLDPGTYTFRVKASNNDGFWNPKTASVRVIITPPYWQTLWFRILAALTFIVGIYSYYRHRIDGINKQKIALEKQVKERTADIANKAEELQTQSEALQAQAEELQAQSEELHSLNTELTIKSDKLLEQADDLKVLNQLLTEQKHQEHLAREEAEKANLAKSTFLATMSHEIRTPMNGVIGMGSLLAETNLDSEQREYTDTIINCGESLLNVINDILDFSKIESGKIEIEHEDFVLRKSIENVMDVFSTKIAEKHIDLIYEIDTDVPACIVGDELRLKQVLINLVSNAIKFTEKGEIFIRVFAASKPHDGNILIGFSVKDTGIGVPENKLSNLFKPFSQVDSSTTRKYGGTGLGLVISKKLVEFMGGEIWVQSLPSEGSVFNFTITAGVSDAKAPRDEMYTTAGFKGVQVLIVDDNTTNLKILKNQLENWGMEVTAATSGKEALNQLVTDSSIQLVITDMEMPGMDGVGLTKAIKSINELIPVIMLSSIGDESRKKFPGLFAAILIKPVKQQYLFNSLQIALNLNNNNSLPEGKSKQILSVDFAVQNPLSILVAEDNPVNQKLIQRILSKLGYAPQMVQNGFEVLTEMEKNDFDVVLMDVQMPGMDGLETTANIRKNSRQQPYIIAMTANAMAEDKEVCLQAGMDNYIAKPMKLNEIIDMLKNVSTTYKQKA